CTTTCCCACCACTCTCAACCCCTAACCCTAGCACACCATTTGGGGGCATTGGTAGCCTGTCCTCGCAGCTCCCTGGCATGGACTCTGGTACtaaactttttttattatttcattttgacacacacaaacaagcaaggCATAGGTTTATACTTAGCATATTAAGATGAACAATGCTTAGAAGGTGAATTATAGTAGCTCAGAGGGTGAGGTGACATGCATTGAagtgattgtgttttattagTTGCAGGTCCCTTGGGCTCTGGCATCGGCTCAGGTATTGGCTCTGGTCTTGGAATGCAAACAGTCAACACAGACCCTTTTGGCACCAGGAAGATGAGCACACCAGGCCTGAACCCACCTACCTTTCAGCAGAGTAAGATGAAGGCCTGTAAGTGGTGGTTGTAGTGGTGTGACTGAGAGCCCCGCCCTGCGCTGCTCAGCCCTGTATTTCCTCTGCAGTTAATAATTATCATCTTAATTTGCAAACTTACCTTTTGCACTGTATTTGTGAGGTACACCGAGGTGCATTAGAAATAAGTCTCACTAGGCTTCGTGTAGAGCGTTTCAACGAGTCAGGCTCGTTTTTAACCTCTCGTTAACACCTAGGTGTATGacttaatttccttttttgtttaatgtcatACAAATTATAAAAAATTGTTATCATAGAGGAAATACAGATCAGTCTTCCATTCCTTGTCTGCTTTTGCTGACAGCCCCACTTTAGTTTTTTGTCTACATTATAAGCTTCAAAAAGGGCTCTAACCTGACAGTTAGAATGCTTTTTGATTCCTGTTCTATCACTTAATTGCAGTGATTTTCACACGAGTTAATTACTCTGCACATGCTCCACCAATGTTAGATTACAACATTCACAAAAATCAATgttatgatttaaaatgtcttttctaccctttttttttcttccagctgaTCTTTCTCAGGTGTGGCCCGAGGCAAACCAGAACTTTAGCAAGGAGATAGATGATGAGGCAAACAGTTATTTCCAGCGCATCTACAACCACCCACCTCACCCAACGATGTCTGTTGATGAAGTATGTAGTGACAATATACATTTTTctaccaaaaacacaaattaagcTAAATGAAACTCATTGGAATTTTTAGTTGATTTTGACTGGATCTACTctcatgtcatgacatgttaaCTCATGTCCCTCTACATTATTGTCTCCCCTCTAGGTACTGGAGATGCTGCAGAGGTTTAAGGATTCAACCATCAAGCGGGAGCGAGAGGTGTTCAATTGTATGCTCCGGAACTTGTTTGAGGAGTACCGCTTCTTCCCCCAGTACCCAGACAAGGAGCTGCACATCACTGCCTGCCTTTTTGGCGGCATTATCGAGAAGGGTCTCGTCACATACATGGCCCTTGGCTTGGCCCTCCGATATGTTCTTGAAGCCTTAAGAAAACCCTACGGATCCAAAATGTATTACTTTGGAATTGCTGCTCTAGATAGGTTTAAAAACAGGtactgaaatgctttttttaaatgagtatTTGTATAATAACCGTTGTCTTGTGTCAGGCTAAAACATCTTGTATCTTTCTAGACTAAAGGACTACCCTCAATATTGTCAACATCTGGCTTCAATTGCCCACTTCTTGCAATTTCCCCACCATTTACAAGAGGTAATCAGGTTTCCTTAATTTAtcctttatcttttttttttttaatctattttttccTGGCTTTGAATATAGGGAAGGTTTCCTCCATTCAGATAAATTAAATCCCTCGCTCTGTACGTTTGAATATCCTGTGCGTGCAGTATATCGAGTATGGCCAACAGTCACGGGACCCTCCGGTGAAGATGCAGGGTTCCATCACCACTCCTGGCAGTTTGGCACTGGCACATGTCCAAGCCCAGGCCCAGTCGCAGCAGCCGGGTGGTCCCAAAGCTCCACAACCAGGACAGCCCAGCACTCTAGTCACCaccacaacaactacaacaacagcagccaagACCACCACCATCACAAGACCTACAACCAGCTTCAAGAAGGATGTTCCTGTGAGTTTGACACTGAAATGTGCCTTATTGACGCTTCCCCctgattttagttttttgcaTGTTAAAATCATATACAGTTACTAGACTCATGATTGTTTGGATGCTTATTAATGTTGTTCCTGCCTGCAGCCCTCCATAAACACAACCAACATTGACACCCTGCTGGTGGCCACTGACCAAACAGAAAGGATTGTCGAGCCTCCAGAGAATGTGCAGGAGAAGATCGCTTTTATCTTCAACAACCTTTCTCAGTCCAACATGACACAGAAGGTAAAATGGACAATACATGACTGTATATCAAAGGTGGTATAAGAAGCCTCTTTAAAccccccttttcctttttcaggtTGAGGAGTTGAAAGAGACTGTGAAGGAGGAGTTTATGCCCTGGGTGTCTCAGTACCTGGTGATGAAGCGTGTCAGCATTGAGCCCAACTTCCACAGTCTCTATTCCAACTTTCTGGATACTCTCAAGAACCCTGAGTTTGTCAAGATGGTCCTCACTGAAACTTACAGAAATATCAAGGTAAAAATGGTGGGGGATAAGATGActgtgatttttcttatttcctgcCTACTTTAGACATCacattcttgtgtttttccagccaGTTATAGTGGAACACAGttgcagcacagctgaaaaaCTGTCACAGTTTGCATAATACTGACAATCACTCTCATGTCACCCTTTCTTTCAGGTTCTGTTGACCTCTGACAAGGCAGCTGCCAATTTCTCTGATCGCTCTCTGCTGAAGAATCTGGGACACTGGTTGGGCATGATTACACTGGCCAAAAACAAGCCTATCCTTTATACAGTAAGATTTTGTATATTGGTTCTGTTATTTCATTACTTGGTTGCACTCCTGTCATCTTTTGAGTTGGCTCAAcatatttttctccatttctcaGGATCTGGAAGTCAAATCTCTGCTTCTGGAGGCCTATGTGAAAGGCCAACAGGAGCTTCTGTATGTGGTTCCATTTGTGGCCAAGGTGTTGGAGTCCAGTCTACGAAGCATGGTGACTAACATGGATGTAGACAGAGAGCTGTCTCATGcaaattacattacatcaaTATTTCCAGTTAATGTAATTGGTTTAAACTTGCCTGATACCACTGTCTGAGGTTTGTCTGGATTCTTCATAGTCATTATAACTGTGTGCTTGGGATGTTGTAGGTCTTCAGGCCCCAGAACCCCTGGACAATGGCCATTATGAATGTTCTTGCTGAGTTGCATCAGGAACATGACCTCAAGGTAATTACTCTACTTTGTAGCGGCTTAACTCCATATAGGGCTTCTACCTAAATCATAGTTTCATAGggaacatgtaaatgttttggtttggtgACCTTTGTGAGCTACTCATGTTACAAAACAGTAATGCATAGTTTACTCGTTGACCATAACCAAGCTATATCCAACACTGTCAGATATACATTCTGTATCGCATGGCATCAAAATATTGTCTTTAACTCTGTTAACACTCGTCAGTTTAGAAATTGCAGTTCATAGGCCAAACCCAGTTTGACACTTTCAGCGACTTGCActgaaaaattgtgaaaatattGATCATTGTTCTTTTGTTTACTGCAGCTTAACTTAAAGTTTGAGATTGAAGTTCTGTGTAAGAACCTGTCTCTGGACATCAATGACCTCAAGCCAGGAAACTTGCTAAAGGACAAGGAGAAGTTAAAGAGcctggaggagcagctctcAGCAccaaagaaagaggcaaagcCTCCAGAAGAGATGTTGCCAGTCTCTACTGCAGGTGGATACTACATATTTTTTtagctgctctgtgctgcttttttaaGCAGAACTGTGACCCCAGTAATGTCTCAACCTTATAAattattggggaaaaaaaacatagtatGGCCCATAATTTTGTCAGTTGGACAAAGTTTGAGAAAGCCACTTGAAAGCACTTGACCAAATGGAATTAATTTGAGTaattatttttaactttcaataTTAATTAATGGATGTCAGCATAtctattaaaaaatgttgtggtgaTTACTGCAATACTAATTCTATATCATACTGCCTATGCTTTTTAACATCAGTTCTAATGCTGTCAAAATTAATCCAAAATGACATTCAAATAttcactctaaaaaaaaaaatacataggTTTGAACCATTCGAATATCTGTATTTGCGCATTATGTCAataacaggaggacaaactaaTACAGTGAGACATAACTACTTGTATAGGTATTTTCAGGATACGGTGCCTCGGTTCCAATTcttgacaaaactctctgaagccTGTGCCTTCAGCGATACTGATCGGCCTCATGTCCTTGCATAAGAACGAAGCAAGTTTCTTCGTGCATGCCTCTTGTcatgctgcagacaaagagcttgTGGTGGGCAGTGAAAAGTATGTGTCAAAATGTGGCTGAGTTGGAGTTCCAGACATCTTGGCATGCTCATTTAGATGCACATTTTCGAGATGTGCCCTCACGTTGCTAGTGGTGGAATagtaagctaactgtagcttacaCAGTTTGCATACAACTTTATCTTTAGGCTCAGCATTTTTGCTGTCTACTgaccaaaatccaaaatatttccAAACGGGGCTTTTTAGTTGAGCTCTGAAATTTCTGCCATTTCGTTTTCCTCTAAGCCACCTGCATCTGCCACAGTTTTTGTCGTGTCTTACTTTCAGCAGTGACGCTTGCTAGTGCGACTCCTGTGACCTGTCCCTGACCTGTCATGCCGTACGCCCACTCGCAGAGCAGccgctgatgtgttttttccacagttgaatattaattttcaaaatctaatctccgttttttttgtttgtttttttttaatattcaaatacatatttgaATTTAGAATATTTGTTGATGGCCCTAATCagttctgtcttttcctttgtgaaggtttttttaatttatttatttgtttttaatgctacTCTTCAAAGCTTCATATTACCTCATTTTTGTTGCCATTATGCttgctttgtgtttatgttgtctgGATAATCTGctttttcttgtgattttaatCAAACTAGCGTTTTGTGACCAACAGGAGACTTTGTTCCATTTGCAGCTCCTCCCTCAACCCCagctgccaccaccaccacctgcacAACCACTGGGCCCCCCACGCCACAGTTCAGTTACCACGACATCAATGTGTATGCCTTGGCAGGCCTGGCTCCACACATCAATATAAATGTCAACGTAAGTGCTGGGCACCTGCAAACCATTGATGGAGATGGCAGTGTTCACGTTAACAGACACAGCCACACCCACCCTCTTTTTTGCATtggttaaaatattttttattgttatcCTTTTGAATTGTCTCTCCTTTATTAACTCTTCTCTCATTCCTCATTGTTTGTCTTTAGATCCCTCTGCTGCAGGCCCATCCTCAGTTGAAGCAGTGTGTTCGGCAATCAGTAGAGCGAGCTGTCCAGGAGCTGGTGCACCCTGTGGTTGACCGCTCTATCAAAATAGCCATGACAACCTGTGAGCAGATCATCAGGAAGGACTTTGCCCTGGATTCAGAGGAGTCCCGTATGCGTGTGGCTGCCCACCATATGATGAGAAACCTGACTGCCGGCATGGCCATGATCACCTGCCGCGAGCCCCTGCTCATGAGCATTGCCACCAACCTTAAGAACAGCTTTGCTGCTGCACTTAGGGTAAGCTGAATGACTAAATGGGGGCTCATGTCCTATAAGATTAAAAATAAGCATAGAGAGAACTTTCTTTCTGTACATATGTCCTCTGATACCTGTCAACATCCCTGCTTCTCTAACTTGggtgttttttcctccaggcACCAACCCCCCAACAGCGGGAAATGATGGAAGAGGCTGCAGCCAGGATTGCTCAAGACAACTGTGAATTGGCTTGCTGTTTCATTCAGAAAACTGCTGTGGAGAAGGCTGGCCCTGAAATGGACAAGAGACTAGCCACGGTGAGACTTTTTTAGAAGACTCCCTCAACAGCAGTAACTGTAAATGTGCATTAACTATGGCTTGTGTAACCACTACTATTTGAAATTGAGTACAACTACTTCAGAATTGTGAACACTTGGGGTCTTGGGATTTCATTGCAACAGTGACTGAAGATGATAGTTGTATACCTATACTTTAGAGGTAGGCTGCTGTGCTAGTATACATTTGGCTTTCACACAATGTATGAATTGTATGATTTTCATTGtataacttttttgttttgtaaatgtttaatgcaCACCAACTGAGAATCCAAAGTTTGCAATTTCTAAATTTGGTTTTTACTCTAGGAGTTCGAGCTGAGGAAGCATGCACGTCAAGAGGGACGTCGTTATTGTGATCCAGTTGTCCTGACGTACCAGGCTGAGCGTATGCCAGAGCAGATCAGACTCAAGGTAAGATCATTGTGACATCCAGTAGCTGATGAAGTACATTAGGAAAAAAGCCATTAAATTATACCACTGCTACTTGCAGCTAAAATCATAATTTACTCTTACACTAGGTAATGGATCTGCCCTGATAATGTGTCAGGGCTATATATGATAGCATTGCTGTTGAGTGTAACAATTCATGCATGTGTTGTAGGTGGGAGGAGTGGACCCCAAGCAGCTTGCTGTATATGAGGAGTTTGCTAGAAACGTTCCAGGTTTCCTACCCAGCAATGATCTCTCCCAACCCACTGGCTTTTTGGCTCAACCCATGAAGGTGAGTGAAACTTAAACAGCCGACACAtaactaatgtgtttttttttttttttttgtgaaattgtgttgcagatttgttttgctgttttaaacCCACAGAACCTTATtcttaaaaatacattgaaTTAATCCAAtgtcctttttgtctttgtgttaatAGCAACAGGCATGGGCCACCGATGATGTGGCTCAGATCTACGATAAGTGCATGGCAGACCTGGAGCAGCATCTCCATGCCATCCCTCCTGCCCTTGCCATGAACCCCCTGACCCAGGCTTTGCGTAGCCTGCTGGAAGCTGTGGCCTTGGCTAGAAACTCTAGGGACGGCATCGCTGCACTTGGCCTGCTACAGAAGGTAGAGAAGTGACTTCTACGGTTGCCATTAAGTCTGTTGGGAAAGATGAGATATGCAAGGTTTAGGATCAATCTATACTACCCTGTGTTTTACTAAATTGGTTTCTATTCTTCCCAGGCTGTGGAGGGTCTTCTGGATGCTACTAGTGGGGCTGATGCAGACTTGCTGCTCCGGTATAGGGAGTGCCATCTGCTGGTGCTTAAAGCCCTACAGGATGGACGTGCCTATGGACCACAATGGTGCAATAAGCAGATCACCAGGTGAGCTCCTGTTAGCGTCACAAATTTAATCATATAATCACTGTTGTTTAGCCTTGGCATAGATTACATTTGagggatgaagaagaaagatgTCCCCCTTGCATGACGTTATTTGCTGCGTTTGTTTACAGGTGTCTGATTGAATGTCGTGATGAGTACAAATACAACGTAGAGGCAGTGGAGCTTCTGATCAGGAACCATTTGGTGAACATGCAGCAGTATGACCTGCACCTGGCACAGGTATATATTACACTTTCACCTAGTCATtcactattttatttattaccgtttttatattttgtttttttgagtttggTGTGAATAGTTGTGCAGTTAATTTAATATATTTCTGGATGCAAAGTGCATTTTTAGGAATTTGGTTTGACTTTGGTGTGTAGTTTGACCTGTATAAGTGCTATTTATAACCAGTGCTGATTTTTGTTTACTTCCAGTCAATGGAGAACGGACTGCACTACATGGCGGTTGCATTTGCCATGCAGctggtgaagctgctgcttgTGGATGAACGCAGTGTCAGCCATGTCACAGAGGCTGACCTCTTCCACACGATTGAGACTTTAATGAGGACCTGTGCACATTCCAGAGCCAACGCACCTGAGGGGTAAACTACATTCAAAACTTTCCTTTCTGTTTATTATAAGTTGATTTATTTCTATTAACTTTGCCAGATTGTAATGCTTttataaataattgaaatgttGGTCCAGTTTTTTACTGGTTTTCCTGTGTTGAACTGGGTTTTGTCCACAAGGTTCTTACTGTTTGATGAAATTCATGACTTTGAGTGCAAGTTAAAGCTAACTTCTCTCTCATCTCgctttccctcttttccagTCTTCCCCAGCTGATGGATGTTGTTCGGTCCAACTATGAGGCCATGATTGACCGGGCCCATGGCGGACCCAACTTTATGATGCACTCTGGGATTTCACAGGCGTCAGAATATGATGATCCTCCAGGCCTTAGGGAGAAGGCAGAGTACCTCCTGAGGGAATGGGTGAACCTGTAtcactcagcagctgctggcaGGGATAGCACCAAGgctttctctgcctttgttgGCCAGGTAAACACTCATTTATCAGTTATGATAATCACAAACCAGAATGAGCGTTCACTGTTATGTTTATTTCGAGTCTGCCTTTCCTTTTTACTGCAGATGCACCAGCAGGGCATCCTGAAGACCGATGACCTGATCACAAGGTTCTTCCGACTGTGcactgaaatgtgtgtggaGATAAGCTATCGGGCtcaggctgagcagcagcacaaccCAGCAGCCAGTGCAGCTATTATCAGAGCCAAGTGTTACCACAACCTGGATGCCTTTGTGAGGCTCATAGCACTGTTGGTCAAACACTCTGGAGAGGCCACCAACACAGTGACAAAGATCAACCTCCTCAACAAGGTACATTGGcatgataacaacaacatacCACTTCCCAGATGTGTGAAGACTtctcaaaataataacattttcatttagatATTTGTCAAAGCATTTTAGAATCTTCCATTGTTGACCATAAAGCCTGATCATGATTTTCATGTGATGATTGAATctcaacagctgcagagagcatAAATGCTCATCTCCTCTGCAGAAACTGGTGACCGTCTTTGACTAACTGGTTTACCTGATTCTGACGGTGCTCTGTATTGTTCTTGTAGGTGCTGGGTATTGTAGTTGGGGTATTGATCCAGGACCACGACGTCCGTCAGACGGAATTCCAACAACTGCCGTACCACCGCATTTTCATCATGCTGCTGTTGGAGCTCAATGCCCCCGAACATGTCTTGGAGACCATCAACTTCCAGACACTCACTGCCTTCTGGTAAGGCATTGACCTGAATCAATGAACTGAGTTTAGTGCATAAAATTGTCCTGAAATTACAGTATTACCAGTTCACCTTGgttctgatttattttcctttatctGCAGCAATACCTTCCACATCCTGAGACCCACCAAAGCACCCGGCTTTGTCTATGCTTGGCTGGAACTCATCTCCCATCGCATCTTCATCGCCAGGATGTtagcacacacaccacagcagaAGGTATGCAAGGATAAGAAAATACTATTTCGTTCACACATTCGactcatgaacacac
This sequence is a window from Acanthopagrus latus isolate v.2019 chromosome 8, fAcaLat1.1, whole genome shotgun sequence. Protein-coding genes within it:
- the cnot1 gene encoding CCR4-NOT transcription complex subunit 1 isoform X10; the encoded protein is MNLDSLSLALSQISYLVDNLTKKNYRASQQEIQHIVNRHGPEADRHLLRCLFSHVDFSGDGKSSGKDFHQTQFLIQECVSLISKPNFISTLCYAIDNPLHYQKSLKPSAHLFTQLSKVLKLSKVQEVIFGLALLNSSNTDLRGFAAQFIKQKLPDLLRSYVDADLGGNQEGGFQDIAIEVLHLLLSHLLFGQKGASGVGQEQIDAFLKTLCRDFPQERCPVVLAPLLYPEKRDILMDRILPDSGELAKTMMESSLAEFMQEVGYGFCASLDECRNIILQYGVREVTASQVARVLGMMARTHSGLTDGIPLQSISAPGSGIWSDGKDKNDGSQAHTWNVEVLIDVVKEVNPNLNFKEVTYELDHPGFIIRDSKGLHIVVYGIQRGLGMEVFPVDLIYRPWKHAEGQLSFIQHSLMSPEVFCFADFPCHTVAIDILKAPPEDDNREIATWKSLDLVESLLRLSEVGQYEQVKQLFGFPIKHCPDMLVLALLQISTSWHTLRHELISTLMPIFLGNHPNSAIILHYAWHGQGQSPSIRQLIMHSMAEWYMRGEQYDQAKLSRILDVAQDLKSLSMLLNGTPFAFVIDLAALASRREYLKLDKWLTDKIREHGEPFIQACVTFLKRRCPSIMGGLAPDKDQPKSAQLPPETLATMLACLQSCAGSVSQELSETILTMVANCSSVMNKARQPPPGVMPKGRAPSTSSLDAISPVQMDPLSGMGSLNLGGTATSHTQSMQGFPTSLSSAFSNPQSPAKAFPPLSTPNPSTPFGGIGSLSSQLPVAGPLGSGIGSGIGSGLGMQTVNTDPFGTRKMSTPGLNPPTFQQTDLSQVWPEANQNFSKEIDDEANSYFQRIYNHPPHPTMSVDEVLEMLQRFKDSTIKREREVFNCMLRNLFEEYRFFPQYPDKELHITACLFGGIIEKGLVTYMALGLALRYVLEALRKPYGSKMYYFGIAALDRFKNRLKDYPQYCQHLASIAHFLQFPHHLQEYIEYGQQSRDPPVKMQGSITTPGSLALAHVQAQAQSQQPGGPKAPQPGQPSTLVTTTTTTTTAAKTTTITRPTTSFKKDVPPSINTTNIDTLLVATDQTERIVEPPENVQEKIAFIFNNLSQSNMTQKVEELKETVKEEFMPWVSQYLVMKRVSIEPNFHSLYSNFLDTLKNPEFVKMVLTETYRNIKVLLTSDKAAANFSDRSLLKNLGHWLGMITLAKNKPILYTDLEVKSLLLEAYVKGQQELLYVVPFVAKVLESSLRSMVFRPQNPWTMAIMNVLAELHQEHDLKLNLKFEIEVLCKNLSLDINDLKPGNLLKDKEKLKSLEEQLSAPKKEAKPPEEMLPVSTAAPPSTPAATTTTCTTTGPPTPQFSYHDINVYALAGLAPHININVNIPLLQAHPQLKQCVRQSVERAVQELVHPVVDRSIKIAMTTCEQIIRKDFALDSEESRMRVAAHHMMRNLTAGMAMITCREPLLMSIATNLKNSFAAALRAPTPQQREMMEEAAARIAQDNCELACCFIQKTAVEKAGPEMDKRLATEFELRKHARQEGRRYCDPVVLTYQAERMPEQIRLKVGGVDPKQLAVYEEFARNVPGFLPSNDLSQPTGFLAQPMKQQAWATDDVAQIYDKCMADLEQHLHAIPPALAMNPLTQALRSLLEAVALARNSRDGIAALGLLQKAVEGLLDATSGADADLLLRYRECHLLVLKALQDGRAYGPQWCNKQITRCLIECRDEYKYNVEAVELLIRNHLVNMQQYDLHLAQSMENGLHYMAVAFAMQLVKLLLVDERSVSHVTEADLFHTIETLMRTCAHSRANAPEGLPQLMDVVRSNYEAMIDRAHGGPNFMMHSGISQASEYDDPPGLREKAEYLLREWVNLYHSAAAGRDSTKAFSAFVGQMHQQGILKTDDLITRFFRLCTEMCVEISYRAQAEQQHNPAASAAIIRAKCYHNLDAFVRLIALLVKHSGEATNTVTKINLLNKVLGIVVGVLIQDHDVRQTEFQQLPYHRIFIMLLLELNAPEHVLETINFQTLTAFCNTFHILRPTKAPGFVYAWLELISHRIFIARMLAHTPQQKGWPMYAQLLIDLFKYLAPFLRNVELNKPMQILYKGTLRVLLVLLHDFPEFLCDYHYGFCDVIPPNCIQLRNLILSAFPRNMRLPDPFTPNLKVDMLSEINIAPRILTNFTGVMPSQFKKDLDSYLKTRSPVTFLSELRSNLQVSNEPGNRYNIQLINALVLYVGTQAIAHIHNKGSTPSMSTITHSAHMDIFQNLAVDLDTEGRYLFLNAIANQLRYPNSHTHYFSCTMLYLFAEANTEAIQEQITRVLLERLIVNRPHPWGLLITFIELIKNPAFKFWSHDFVHCAPEIEKLFQSVAQCCMGQKQAQQVMEGTGAS
- the cnot1 gene encoding CCR4-NOT transcription complex subunit 1 isoform X11; amino-acid sequence: MNLDSLSLALSQISYLVDNLTKKNYRASQQEIQHIVNRHGPEADRHLLRCLFSHVDFSGDGKSSGKDFHQFLIQECVSLISKPNFISTLCYAIDNPLHYQKSLKPSAHLFTQLSKVLKLSKVQEVIFGLALLNSSNTDLRGFAAQFIKQKLPDLLRSYVDADLGGNQEGGFQDIAIEVLHLLLSHLLFGQKGASGVGQEQIDAFLKTLCRDFPQERCPVVLAPLLYPEKRDILMDRILPDSGELAKTMMESSLAEFMQEVGYGFCASLDECRNIILQYGVREVTASQVARVLGMMARTHSGLTDGIPLQSISAPGSGIWSDGKDKNDGSQAHTWNVEVLIDVVKEVNPNLNFKEVTYELDHPGFIIRDSKGLHIVVYGIQRGLGMEVFPVDLIYRPWKHAEGQLSFIQHSLMSPEVFCFADFPCHTVAIDILKAPPEDDNREIATWKSLDLVESLLRLSEVGQYEQVKQLFGFPIKHCPDMLVLALLQISTSWHTLRHELISTLMPIFLGNHPNSAIILHYAWHGQGQSPSIRQLIMHSMAEWYMRGEQYDQAKLSRILDVAQDLKSLSMLLNGTPFAFVIDLAALASRREYLKLDKWLTDKIREHGEPFIQACVTFLKRRCPSIMGGLAPDKDQPKSAQLPPETLATMLACLQSCAGSVSQELSETILTMVANCSSVMNKARQPPPGVMPKGRAPSTSSLDAISPVQMDPLSGMGSLNLGGTATSHTQSMQGFPTSLSSAFSNPQSPAKAFPPLSTPNPSTPFGGIGSLSSQLPVAGPLGSGIGSGIGSGLGMQTVNTDPFGTRKMSTPGLNPPTFQQTDLSQVWPEANQNFSKEIDDEANSYFQRIYNHPPHPTMSVDEVLEMLQRFKDSTIKREREVFNCMLRNLFEEYRFFPQYPDKELHITACLFGGIIEKGLVTYMALGLALRYVLEALRKPYGSKMYYFGIAALDRFKNRLKDYPQYCQHLASIAHFLQFPHHLQEYIEYGQQSRDPPVKMQGSITTPGSLALAHVQAQAQSQQPGGPKAPQPGQPSTLVTTTTTTTTAAKTTTITRPTTSFKKDVPPSINTTNIDTLLVATDQTERIVEPPENVQEKIAFIFNNLSQSNMTQKVEELKETVKEEFMPWVSQYLVMKRVSIEPNFHSLYSNFLDTLKNPEFVKMVLTETYRNIKVLLTSDKAAANFSDRSLLKNLGHWLGMITLAKNKPILYTDLEVKSLLLEAYVKGQQELLYVVPFVAKVLESSLRSMVFRPQNPWTMAIMNVLAELHQEHDLKLNLKFEIEVLCKNLSLDINDLKPGNLLKDKEKLKSLEEQLSAPKKEAKPPEEMLPVSTAAPPSTPAATTTTCTTTGPPTPQFSYHDINVYALAGLAPHININVNIPLLQAHPQLKQCVRQSVERAVQELVHPVVDRSIKIAMTTCEQIIRKDFALDSEESRMRVAAHHMMRNLTAGMAMITCREPLLMSIATNLKNSFAAALRAPTPQQREMMEEAAARIAQDNCELACCFIQKTAVEKAGPEMDKRLATEFELRKHARQEGRRYCDPVVLTYQAERMPEQIRLKVGGVDPKQLAVYEEFARNVPGFLPSNDLSQPTGFLAQPMKQQAWATDDVAQIYDKCMADLEQHLHAIPPALAMNPLTQALRSLLEAVALARNSRDGIAALGLLQKAVEGLLDATSGADADLLLRYRECHLLVLKALQDGRAYGPQWCNKQITRCLIECRDEYKYNVEAVELLIRNHLVNMQQYDLHLAQSMENGLHYMAVAFAMQLVKLLLVDERSVSHVTEADLFHTIETLMRTCAHSRANAPEGLPQLMDVVRSNYEAMIDRAHGGPNFMMHSGISQASEYDDPPGLREKAEYLLREWVNLYHSAAAGRDSTKAFSAFVGQMHQQGILKTDDLITRFFRLCTEMCVEISYRAQAEQQHNPAASAAIIRAKCYHNLDAFVRLIALLVKHSGEATNTVTKINLLNKVLGIVVGVLIQDHDVRQTEFQQLPYHRIFIMLLLELNAPEHVLETINFQTLTAFCNTFHILRPTKAPGFVYAWLELISHRIFIARMLAHTPQQKGWPMYAQLLIDLFKYLAPFLRNVELNKPMQILYKGTLRVLLVLLHDFPEFLCDYHYGFCDVIPPNCIQLRNLILSAFPRNMRLPDPFTPNLKVDMLSEINIAPRILTNFTGVMPSQFKKDLDSYLKTRSPVTFLSELRSNLQVSNEPGNRYNIQLINALVLYVGTQAIAHIHNKGSTPSMSTITHSAHMDIFQNLAVDLDTEGRYLFLNAIANQLRYPNSHTHYFSCTMLYLFAEANTEAIQEQITRVLLERLIVNRPHPWGLLITFIELIKNPAFKFWSHDFVHCAPEIEKLFQSVAQCCMGQKQAQQVMEGTGAS